The Fodinibius saliphilus genome segment ATTTTATATTTTAAATAGGAAGCACGATATATGGGTTTTTTAGAAAAGATTGGTCTCAAGAAAAAAGAGAAAGTAGAAAAGGGCGTTGAAAAAAGTCGCTCCGGTATCATGAAAAAAATTGGTAAGGCTATTGCCGGTAAAGATACCGTAGATGCCGCTGTACTCGATGAGCTAGAAGAGATTCTTATCACCTCAGATGTAGGTGTTAAAACAACACTCGAAATTATCGACCGCATCGAAAAACGTGTAGCTGAAGATAAATACCTCAATAGTGATGAACTACAGCGTATTTTGCGTGAAGAAATTATTGGCTTACTCAAAGATCATTCTGCCGATAAACCAGCTGAGTTTGATGCAGAATTTCCACAAAAACCCCATATCGTAATGGTTGTTGGCGTTAATGGCGTTGGCAAAACAACCTCTATCGGTAAACTTGCCTATCTCTATAAAAAAGCGGGCAAAACTGTTATGCTTGGTGCCGCAGATACCTTTAGAGCTGCAGCTGTAGACCAACTCAAAGTTTGGAGTGAGCGTGCAGGAGTCCCTATCATCCAACAGGGACAAAACGCGGATCCCGCCGCTGTCGCCTACGATACGGTTGAATCAACTAAAGCCAAAGGTGCTGATATTGCTTTAGTTGATACGGCCGGACGCCTACATAACAAAAAGTCCTTAATGGAAGAACTTGCCAAAATAAAACGTGTTATGGGCAAAGTTGTTGATGGCGCTCCCCATGAAGTACTTCTTGTTCTTGATGCCTCTACCGGACAAAATGCCATGCAACAAGCCAAAGCATTCACCGACTTTGTTGATATCACCGGCTTGGTACTTACCAAGCTTGATGGCACGGCAAAGGGTGGTATTGTTATTGGGATCTCTAACGAGCTGAATGTGCCGGTAAAATATATAGGAGTGGGAGAAGAAATTGAAGACCTGCAAGTCTTTGATCGTGAACTATTTGTAAATTCGATGTTTAAGGATTAACCCCAAGAGCTCCTATGGCCGTTAAGAAAATCATATTTTTAATTTTCAACATTTTTAGTGACTATTGTAGTAATAGCTTAAGGACATCATCTCTAAATAACATCTATCGGTTTGGGTTACAGGGCTCTTTGCAAGCTACTACAATCTATAACTTCGATTGTATTACTTTTTTTATGGTTTCCGACCTGTGGTTGGGCACAACCGAACGGATTACAGGCCCTTCATAAAGCAGATTCACTGTCTCATGCTGCGCATTACGATTCGGCAAACTACTATTATAAAAAAGCTGTTCCCCTTTTTGAGAAAGAACAACAGTGGAATAAAAAGGCTTCTGCCCTCTATGCAATTAGCAATAATAAAAGCATTCAAGGCAATCTGGATAAAGCAGAAGAATACCTAAACAAAGCCCGAGCTGTTACCGAACAATACTTCACCCAAGACCATATCTTGAATGTTCAATACTTATACCTAAAAGCGCAGATTGCAGTAAATAAAGCTAATTACGACACGGCATTAACATATTATCAGCAAGCCACTGATGTTGTAAGCTCCGTAAACTCTGACAAGCGCTTGGTATGCCAAATTAAAATACTTGCTGGTATAGGAGAAACGTATACCGTAAAAGGTAAATATGACTTAGCAATACAGAAGCTTGATCGGGCCGAGGCATTATATCATCAATTCCAGCTGAATAATCCAAGAGTATTAAGTCGTATTTATAACAGTCATGGCACGGTATATAAAAAGCAAGGGAACTATAACAGATCTCTTGAACACTATCTTACATCTTTACAAATAGATCGTAAAACGCTACCGGACCAACATCCGGAATTGGCAAAATCATATAATAATATTGCCATAATCTATTACTATCAAAGTGATTATAAGCGTGCTTTAGACCATATGAAAAGTGCTGTTAGGGTGTTAACCGGTTTTCATGGTCGCAATCATTGGCTTGTTGCTCGCGGGTATAACAATATCGGTATTGTTTATTCCGAAATGGGGGAACTTGCAAAAGCAACGGAATATCTTAAAAAAACGCTAAGCGTCAGAAAAAACATTTTAGGAAAAGATCATCCCGAAATTGCCATTGGGTATCAGAACCTGGGGGCCATATTTTATGATCGGAACAAATATGAACAGGCCATTGAGAATTATAAAAAAGCACAAGACATACATCTTAAGCACTTCCCGGAAGGACATCCTGAGCTGGCTAATGTGTACGCCAACCTGGGCCAGGCTTATGATAAAAAAGGCAATTATAAGAAAGCACTTAATTTCTACCATAAAGATCTTGATATAAACCTTGATCTCTTAAGTAAAAACCATCCTTTTATTGGAGATACCTATTCCAAGATTGGAAAGACGTACGCTCACATTAATAACTTTGAACAAGCCTTACAATACTTTGAACGTGCTATTTCTATTTTTGTATCCAATTACAACAAAGAAATTGATATCGGAGAAGTGGTATTGAAAGATGTGTTATACCCCGCTAAACTCTTAGAGGTATTGCAGCTCAAAGGCCAGACTATTAAACAACAAGCTGCTAAATCAGCTGATTATCGATCACTGCTAGACCAATCGTTACAAACCTATTTACAGACCGTTCAGCTTATCAATAAGCTACAAAAGTCTTACAACCGAGAAGAATCTAAGTTTTTACTCCGAGAACGAACCTCAGTAATTTACAACGAAGGATTTCAAACCGCCTTTCAGCTTTATCAAGAAACTGGAAATCCCGACTACAAAAAATATGCATTCTATTTCGCAACACAGAGCCAAAGTCAAATTCTGCTGGAACAGATGCAAAAAGATGCGGCACAAAAGTTTGCAAATATTCCAGACTCACTTATTGCGCGAGAAACTAACCTTCGTAACAAGTTAACAACTTTACAACAGCAGCTTTCAAGTTTAGCTCAGACCCCTAAACAGACAGATTCTACCAAACAGCTGGCCCTGAAAGACTCCCTTTTCCACCTCCAAAAAACCTTGAGCAGTCATAACCAAACACTGGAGGAAACCTATCCCAAGTATTATCGCCTTAAATACCAGCCGCTTGTTACCAAGGTTTCCGAAATCCAGAATAAATTTCTGACACCGCAAGAAACAGTTATTCAATATTATTTTAGTAGCCAAAATTTGTATGCATTTACAATAACCAACTCTACTTTTCAACTCTGGGAAGTTAGTACAGATTCTCTGCTGACAAATAAAGTAAACGCATACCGCAAGGTACTCACGGAGGATTCTTCAGTATCAGATTTTAGGTCTGGAAGTTATTCCCTTTATCAGCAGCTTATAGAACCTATTAAAGAGGGGATTGATGGAAATAAGCTTCTCATCATTCCGGATGGAACGTTGCATTATCTGCCCTTTGAAAGCCTGGTAACCGACCCACAAAAGAACCAGAACCCTATACGCTTTTATGAACTTCCCTATCTTATTCATGATTATACGGTCAGCTATATGACCTCGGCCAATTATTTTGAGCTGTATCATCAAGAGCAAACCGGCAAATCCGCACCATCTAAGGAGTTTCTCGCCTTTGCTCCTGTTTTCTCTGAAATATCAACAGCTGAAAAAAGAGATTTATATCCGGGATATAACCGGCCATTACCTTCTTTACCGCTCAGCAAACAAGAAGTGCACAAAGTGGAAGAATTAATGAGTTATTCCAGCGGCTTTTGGCCTTTTCGGGATAAAAAAGAAAGTACCATCTTTGTTAAAGAGGAAGCCACAGAAGAAAATTTTAAAAACCTTCCCCTTAAAGATTATCGTTATATACATTTAGCTACCCATGCTTATGTTTCTGAAGAAAACCCTCACCAGTCAGGTATTCTATTTAGTGTTAGCCCGGAAGAACCGAAAGGTGGCATATTACATGCTTCTGAGATCTATAACCTTTCACTAAATGCTGAACTTGTTACTTTGAGTGCCTGCAAGACGGGGGTGGGAGAAATGGCAAAAGGAGAAGGAATAATAAGTCTGAGCAGAGCATTTCAATATGCGGGTGCTAGAAATCTCCTTGTCTCATTATGGAATGTGAATGACCGAGCAACTTCTCGTCTTATGATCAAGTTCTATGAACAATATCAAAATGAAGAATCTATTTCTCTGGCATTACAACGAGGCAAAAAAGAGATCATAACAAAGAGACGATATGCTCATCCTAAATATTGGGCTCCCTTTATTTTTATTGGCCAATAAAAAAAGGCCCCATACTGTATCATGCGGCCTTCGAAATTTTAGTTAAAATACTACGTAGCCGTCGTACTATCATCATCGTCAGCTGTTGAGCCATCGTCCTGATCCGGCATTGCTAAAGCTAATTGCTCTTCGTTGAAATCAAACATAATGATCTCCTGATCTTTTTTGAAAATTAAATGCATTGCGCTCTCTTTATGAAGACGCATAAAAATATGATATAATTTGTCCCCAATGACAAACTTTTTAACTTATAACAACAAGCTTTTTACAAAAATCTGATACTGCTTATTACAACGGGATGCATATAAGACGGCTACTTATTATCGGGGGTATTGTACTGACAATAATTCCCTGTGCAGCTAGTGGGCAAAGCCTCCAGCTGGCAGACTCTCTCTATCAAGAAGGCAAACAGTACGACAAAAGGGGACAAGAAAAAAAGTCTGAATTCTACTACCGAGAAGCCTACCATATCTACAGCAATTTCCAAGATACTGCTTCTTTTTTAAAGGCAGGAAAAGAATATGCCAGCGCCATGATGTGGCTATCAAAACATGAGGAGGCCTTGGCACTTTATCGGAAACTGCTCGATATCAATCATCCTGCCAACGATGCCTATAACCGGGGCGATATCTATAATAGTATGGGCTTATCTAATAAAAGGATTGGAAAATTAAATCAAGCCCTCGATTACTATAATAAATCACTTGAATTAGCGAAACAGTCAGAAGATGCCTTTCTCATTGGGGTTGTATACAGTAATCTGGGGTTGGTTTATAAAACAAAAGGAAATTATACCAAGGCCATGGACTTTTACAAGAAGTCACTGCCTTATTTTAAGCGCATAGATCGCTCAAAAAATGTGGCTATTACCCTTGGCAATATTGGAAATATTTACAAAGACTTAGCCCTTTATGAGCAGGCCCTGGAGTTCTTTAACCGGAGCCTGAAGATAATCCAACAAATAGGGGACGTCCGGCAGTTGGCAAATTCATATAGCCTTATAGGAAGTATACAACGGAAACGTGGCAACTATGACCAGGCACTGGTTTCTTTTAAAAAAAGCCTAGAATTCAGCCAAAAAGCAGGAACTCCGGGACAGATCTCCAGCGCCCTAAACAACATAGGCTTACTTTATAAACAGTTGGGAGAGTTTGAAAAAGCACTCAGCTATTATCAACAAAGTCTTGCTATTGCCCAAAAAACGGCTGGTCCTTTACAAATTGCAAGCAGAGTTAATAATCTTGGACAACTGCTTTGGCAGCAGGGTAAACATCAGCAGGCAAGCGACTATTTTACTAGAGCTTACAAGCTTCGTAAGAAGGGAGGAAACCCTCATGCTATTTACAGTTCCCTCATTACGATGTGGAAGAACAGCTTCCAAATAAATGATTTTGAGACAGCAAAACACTTTGCCAACCAGCTTAAAACAATAGGGGATTCGACCGACAGCTACAAAATGCTACTCAAATCTTCTGAGTTATTGGGGCGAATAGAACAAAAAAAAGGGAACGTACAGTCAGCCCTTACCCATTTTAAAAAAGCATATGCCTACAGCGAGTTTCTGCCTTCAAGTAAGCAACTGAGTGCTGCCAAAAACCTAGGTCGTCTTTATCACAAGCTGAACTCTGACAGTGCTATAACCTATGGTAAAAAAGCTATTACACTCATTGAAAAACATCGTTCAAATGCCGGTGCTGTCTCAGAACTTAAGTCGGGATACTTTGGGCAACACTCCGGTTTCTATACCGAAGTAGCCTCCTGGATTCTAACCTATTCACAAGATCCGGAAGAAGCGTACCAACTGGTAGAGCAAGCCAAGGCTCGATCATTGAGTGATCAACTGGTGCACGCTTCAGAAAACATTGACAGCCAGTTACCAAAAGAGGTACGTATTAAACGCAGAAAAAAACGTCGTCACATTGAAGAGCTCTATTCAACGTTAGAACAAACGGTAGACAAAGAAGAACAAGCTAATATTGAACAAAAAATTCATTCAGCAGAACTTAACTATGCGGCTTACGAAAATAAATTACATGAGGAGTATCCTGAATTGAAAGCCCTGCGATCTCCGGAACCCATTTCGTTGCGTCGTGCCCAGACACTGACTGATGAACAAACGGCGGTACTTGAATATGCACTTGCCGGCAATCAGCTTATTGCCTTTTTAATCAGTTCAGATAATGTTCATGTAGAACAGGTGTCCTTATCCGGAAGCCGACCATTAGACGAGCAGCTCACTGACTTAGTAGCAGATTTTAAAGGCAGTATTTTATCAAATGCTCCCCGGGCCCAATTGCGAAACCAATCAACAAAACTGTACAACACCTTAATAAAACCTTTTGAGGATGAGCTTGAGCAGTTTTCAAACCTTGTTATTGTACCTGATGGCGCTCTGGCCTACCTTTCCTTTGAGGCTCTTTCACGTGGAAATCAGTATCTTATTGAAGATTTTAGCATTAAGTATGAACCTTCGCTAACCAGCCTAAGTCTGCTTGAAGATTCTGATAACCTTAAGCGACAAGACCTGTTGGCCGTTGCAGGGTCAAATATTTCCAATGAAAATGCAAATAACACAAGCTTCAGACAAAGCAACCTTTCTGCGCTGCCTTCAACCCTGATGGAAATTGATTCTATTGCAACACAATTTTCAGAAACGGCTATTCTTAAAGAAAATGAAGTTTCCGAAGAACGCTTCAAAAAGATGCTTCAGCAGGACCAGTATCGCTATATCCATATGGCGACGCACGGTATTATTGACGAAGATCGACCGAGCAGAAGCGGCCTGGCTTTATCCTCAGAAGGGGAACTAACCGCTTCCTCAAAAGAAGATGGAATGTTACGCAGTTCAGAAATATTTGGCCTTGATATTCAATCTGACATGGTGGTTTTAAGCGCCTGCAATACCGGCCTTGGAAAAGTAGTGAAAGGAGAGGGCATGCTGGGCATGCAGCGTTCGTTCTTCTATGCGGGTGCCTCAACGGTAGTGGTAAGTCTCTGGAATGTCTACGACCGCTCAACAGCTTCTTTTATGACTGAATTTTATAAAGCCCTTAAAAACACACCCTCGGATGAAGGCTGGACCGATAGCATGCTCCGCTGGATTGGTTGGAATGAATCTATCCCATTTGGCCATAAAGCGAAAGCTATGCGGAAAGCAAAGCTAAAGATGATTAAACACCCCTTGTTTAACCATCCGGTGTATTGGGCACCTTTTGTAGTAGTAGGTCGTTAGGCTGCGAAACCCAAGGTGATTAAAATAAGGGTCTGGGGCGAAAGCTTGGGAAATACGTTTTAGCACAACGACTAATGAGAAAGAGCAATCCCTGATTCCCGAATATATACAGAACAAAATCTAACTTTCCCAAGTACTTTTTTGGTTCGTTTTCTGTAACAAAAAAATTGACATCCCAATACAAAGATTGTCAGAAATATTCCCCTACTGGAACACCTCTGTAACTTGTGCCAACATGGAAAGGGAGTAACTCCGGACCCACCCCTTTCCTCTTCCTACCAGCAGAACAACACGCTTAATTATCATCCCCTGTAATCTCTATAAATTCCTGGTTATCTACTTTTGGGGCTTCGTCAGTGTTCGCAATTGTTACCGTAGAGCCATAAATGGTACGAACAATATTAGCAAGTTTTTCAAAGCGTATTTTATGCACCTCATCAGATGGTCGATGATAATCTTCATGAACTCCGGTAAAGAAGAAAGCAAAGGGTACTCCTTTGCGTCCAAAATGCCAATGGTCACTGCGTCGATAAAACTGGTTCGGATCTTGCAGATCATTATACCGGTCACTTAGCGCAATATTGGCAGTTCGCCTATTCCCAGCATGAATTAAGCTGTCAAGTTGCGAAGAGATAATATCGCCCCCGATAATATAGCTATAGTTTTCAACCCCCTCTTTTTTATGCTTTTTATCAATACGGCCAATCATATCGATATTAATATTGGCCACTGTCTGATCCATAGGAATTACCGGGTGATCGGAATAATATCGGGATCCCAACAGTC includes the following:
- the ftsY gene encoding signal recognition particle-docking protein FtsY, with the translated sequence MGFLEKIGLKKKEKVEKGVEKSRSGIMKKIGKAIAGKDTVDAAVLDELEEILITSDVGVKTTLEIIDRIEKRVAEDKYLNSDELQRILREEIIGLLKDHSADKPAEFDAEFPQKPHIVMVVGVNGVGKTTSIGKLAYLYKKAGKTVMLGAADTFRAAAVDQLKVWSERAGVPIIQQGQNADPAAVAYDTVESTKAKGADIALVDTAGRLHNKKSLMEELAKIKRVMGKVVDGAPHEVLLVLDASTGQNAMQQAKAFTDFVDITGLVLTKLDGTAKGGIVIGISNELNVPVKYIGVGEEIEDLQVFDRELFVNSMFKD
- a CDS encoding CHAT domain-containing protein; the encoded protein is MGYRALCKLLQSITSIVLLFLWFPTCGWAQPNGLQALHKADSLSHAAHYDSANYYYKKAVPLFEKEQQWNKKASALYAISNNKSIQGNLDKAEEYLNKARAVTEQYFTQDHILNVQYLYLKAQIAVNKANYDTALTYYQQATDVVSSVNSDKRLVCQIKILAGIGETYTVKGKYDLAIQKLDRAEALYHQFQLNNPRVLSRIYNSHGTVYKKQGNYNRSLEHYLTSLQIDRKTLPDQHPELAKSYNNIAIIYYYQSDYKRALDHMKSAVRVLTGFHGRNHWLVARGYNNIGIVYSEMGELAKATEYLKKTLSVRKNILGKDHPEIAIGYQNLGAIFYDRNKYEQAIENYKKAQDIHLKHFPEGHPELANVYANLGQAYDKKGNYKKALNFYHKDLDINLDLLSKNHPFIGDTYSKIGKTYAHINNFEQALQYFERAISIFVSNYNKEIDIGEVVLKDVLYPAKLLEVLQLKGQTIKQQAAKSADYRSLLDQSLQTYLQTVQLINKLQKSYNREESKFLLRERTSVIYNEGFQTAFQLYQETGNPDYKKYAFYFATQSQSQILLEQMQKDAAQKFANIPDSLIARETNLRNKLTTLQQQLSSLAQTPKQTDSTKQLALKDSLFHLQKTLSSHNQTLEETYPKYYRLKYQPLVTKVSEIQNKFLTPQETVIQYYFSSQNLYAFTITNSTFQLWEVSTDSLLTNKVNAYRKVLTEDSSVSDFRSGSYSLYQQLIEPIKEGIDGNKLLIIPDGTLHYLPFESLVTDPQKNQNPIRFYELPYLIHDYTVSYMTSANYFELYHQEQTGKSAPSKEFLAFAPVFSEISTAEKRDLYPGYNRPLPSLPLSKQEVHKVEELMSYSSGFWPFRDKKESTIFVKEEATEENFKNLPLKDYRYIHLATHAYVSEENPHQSGILFSVSPEEPKGGILHASEIYNLSLNAELVTLSACKTGVGEMAKGEGIISLSRAFQYAGARNLLVSLWNVNDRATSRLMIKFYEQYQNEESISLALQRGKKEIITKRRYAHPKYWAPFIFIGQ
- a CDS encoding CHAT domain-containing protein — its product is MHIRRLLIIGGIVLTIIPCAASGQSLQLADSLYQEGKQYDKRGQEKKSEFYYREAYHIYSNFQDTASFLKAGKEYASAMMWLSKHEEALALYRKLLDINHPANDAYNRGDIYNSMGLSNKRIGKLNQALDYYNKSLELAKQSEDAFLIGVVYSNLGLVYKTKGNYTKAMDFYKKSLPYFKRIDRSKNVAITLGNIGNIYKDLALYEQALEFFNRSLKIIQQIGDVRQLANSYSLIGSIQRKRGNYDQALVSFKKSLEFSQKAGTPGQISSALNNIGLLYKQLGEFEKALSYYQQSLAIAQKTAGPLQIASRVNNLGQLLWQQGKHQQASDYFTRAYKLRKKGGNPHAIYSSLITMWKNSFQINDFETAKHFANQLKTIGDSTDSYKMLLKSSELLGRIEQKKGNVQSALTHFKKAYAYSEFLPSSKQLSAAKNLGRLYHKLNSDSAITYGKKAITLIEKHRSNAGAVSELKSGYFGQHSGFYTEVASWILTYSQDPEEAYQLVEQAKARSLSDQLVHASENIDSQLPKEVRIKRRKKRRHIEELYSTLEQTVDKEEQANIEQKIHSAELNYAAYENKLHEEYPELKALRSPEPISLRRAQTLTDEQTAVLEYALAGNQLIAFLISSDNVHVEQVSLSGSRPLDEQLTDLVADFKGSILSNAPRAQLRNQSTKLYNTLIKPFEDELEQFSNLVIVPDGALAYLSFEALSRGNQYLIEDFSIKYEPSLTSLSLLEDSDNLKRQDLLAVAGSNISNENANNTSFRQSNLSALPSTLMEIDSIATQFSETAILKENEVSEERFKKMLQQDQYRYIHMATHGIIDEDRPSRSGLALSSEGELTASSKEDGMLRSSEIFGLDIQSDMVVLSACNTGLGKVVKGEGMLGMQRSFFYAGASTVVVSLWNVYDRSTASFMTEFYKALKNTPSDEGWTDSMLRWIGWNESIPFGHKAKAMRKAKLKMIKHPLFNHPVYWAPFVVVGR